The following DNA comes from bacterium.
AAATGGTAAGAAAATTAAGGGAGGTTGGCTATAAAGACTATCTGGAAGAGGAGATTTGCGATCCCTATGACACTTCGGTTAAAAGGTTGAGAAAGGCTGGCTTTTCCATATTTTAGCCTTGGAGTCCTCCCGAAAGGTCCGGGCGACCACAAGGGTCGCCCCTACGCGATTCGCAAGGAGTCCAGGATTTTGGAGTCCTCCCGAGAGGGAGGTATAACCGGAACCTTGCTTTCGCAAGGAGTCCAGGATTTTGGAGTCCTCCCGAAAGGGAGGTATGAAAGGGACCCTTGCTTTCGCAAGGACTCCAAGTTTTTGGAGTCCTCCCGAGAGGGAGGTATAACCGGAACCTTGCTTTCGCAAGGAGTCCAGGATTTTGGAGTCCTCCCGAAAGGGAGGAAAATTAGACGAGAAGATTTCATCCTCCTCATATTTATCAGGATAACAAGTTCTACTTTATTACTACGAAGACATTTAAGAATAGAAGATTTTTTAATACCCTAGACAAGAAGTCTATGTTTGGTCAAAGTCTTCGTACGGCGATAGAGAAATTCTCATTTGAATTGGTTGCATGGGTTTTCCTTGATCAGCATTATCACATGATCATCAAGGTAGGATTGGGCAAACAACTTGGTCGTTTCATTAACAATCTTCATGCTAATTCCTCCCGTCTTCTGAATAAGGTTGAAAATAAAAATGGCCGAAAGATATGGTATCAGTATTGGGATAGATGTATCCGCAGTGAGCGAGATTTTTGGACAAGAATAAACTATATTCACCATAATCCAGTGAAACATGGTTATACGGTCAAAATAGAGGACTACCTTTTTTCCAGTTACAATTCATAT
Coding sequences within:
- a CDS encoding transposase, whose protein sequence is MTTKTFKNRRFFNTLDKKSMFGQSLRTAIEKFSFELVAWVFLDQHYHMIIKVGLGKQLGRFINNLHANSSRLLNKVENKNGRKIWYQYWDRCIRSERDFWTRINYIHHNPVKHGYTVKIEDYLFSSYNSYIETKGKDWMDSCFLDYPIIDFTLEEGD